The Impatiens glandulifera chromosome 8, dImpGla2.1, whole genome shotgun sequence genome includes a window with the following:
- the LOC124913069 gene encoding beta-amyrin 28-monooxygenase-like: MYFFHASLVVLLCLIIPIILVKVLTHWNAVTRGKSSLPPGTSGWPFVGQTLEFLAAGWSGHPEKFIFDNIKKYRSLIFRSHLAGSPAAVFCGAAANKFVFSNENKLVQLWWPKTITKLIPSTSNFEESLKLNRMLNNFLTPKTLEPYIGFLDIIAERHFASHWENREQVTAFPLITSYSFALACRLLINVDDPELVEKLADPFEQVLRGTVSMPIDLPCTRYNRAIKASRFIINEFTTIVKQRKTDLEQGTYKSLTQDLLSHMLLTRDENFVTDYNIAEKIMGLIIGGDTVSSACSSIVKFLAKLPDVYERVYKEQMEIANSKSLGELLTWNDVNNKMKYSWSVACEAMRLAPPIQGTFREALTDFIYEGFLIPKGWKVYWSANSTHKSAEYFPKPEEFDASRFDGQPLQPNTFVPFGGGPRMCPGKEYARIEILIFMHCLVKRFRWETIIPNEKLIVDARFSPEKGLPIRLFPHPKA, translated from the exons ATGTACTTCTTCCATGCCTCTCTTGTTGTTCTTCTCTGTTTGATCATCCCAATAATTTTGGTGAAAGTTTTAACTCATTGGAACGCGGTCACTCGAGGGAAGTCGTCGCTTCCCCCGGGCACATCGGGATGGCCTTTTGTTGGCCAAACCCTAGAGTTTTTGGCAGCTGGTTGGAGTGGTCATCCCGAGAAATTCATATTCGATAACATTAAGAAGTATCGATCACTCATCTTTAGATCACACTTGGCTGGATCCCCAGCCGCCGTCTTCTGTGGGGCAGCTGCCAATAAGTTTGTATTCTCGAACGAAAATAAGCTTGTCCAATTGTGGTGGCCAAAAACAATCACCAAGTTAATACCTTCTACGTCCAATTTCGAAGAATCCCTTAAACTAAATAGGATGCTTAACAATTTCTTAACGCCAAAGACTCTAGAACCCTATATTGGCTTCTTGGACATAATCGCGGAACGACATTTTGCTTCTCATTGGGAGAATAGGGAACAAGTCACGGCGTTTCCACTTATAACAAGCTACTCCTTCGCGTTGGCTTGTCGCTTGTTGATCAACGTTGATGATCCCGAGCTCGTTGAAAAGCTCGCAGATCCTTTCGAGCAAGTCTTGAGGGGGACTGTTTCGATGCCCATTGACTTGCCATGCACAAGGTATAACCGTGCCATCAAAGCATCCCGTTTCATCATTAACGAATTTACGACGATCGTAAAGCAAAGAAAGACCGATTTAGAACAAGGAACATATAAATCCCTTACGCAAGATTTACTATCACACATGTTGCTTACTAGAGATGAAAACTTTGTGACGGACTATAACATCGCGGAAAAGATCATGGGATTAATTATAGGCGGCGACACGGTAAGCTCAGCATGTTCTTCCATTGTTAAGTTCCTTGCCAAACTCCCGGATGTTTATGAAAGAGTTTATAAAG AGCAAATGGAGATTGCAAATTCAAAGAGTTTAGGTGAATTGCTGACTTGGAATGATGTTAATAATAAGATGAAATATTCATGGAGTGTAGCATGTGAAGCAATGAGGCTTGCCCCTCCTATTCAAGGCACCTTTAGGGAGGCCTTGACTGATTTCATCTATGAAGGCTTTTTAATACCCAAGGGATGGAAG GTATATTGGAGTGCGAACTCTACACATAAAAGTGCGGAATATTTTCCTAAACCCGAAGAATTTGATGCCTCGAGATTTGATGGGCAACCGCTACAACCCAACACTTTTGTCCCTTTTGGTGGTGGGCCGAGGATGTGCCCTGGCAAAGAGTATGCCCGTATAGAAATACTTATTTTCATGCATTGTTTGGTGAAGCGATTCAGATGGGAGACGATAATTCCAAATGAGAAGTTAATTGTCGATGCTAGGTTTAGCCCCGAGAAAGGTCTTCCAATTCGTCTTTTTCCTCATCCAAAAGCTTAA
- the LOC124912595 gene encoding uncharacterized protein LOC124912595, translated as MPSSPATVEQKSNHQDQYLHTLLQSARPFLRGELESVDDKLPSLVSVLRSVGAGECWHKHGSFLEHLVDIYRILKLWGAQDSVCLCGLFHSAYSNSYVNLAIFDPTTGRDVVRGHVGAEAERLVYLFCIVPRQPLIHDDLLFKYADSELIEHLKLSEISVMNAKEKRLFDDDEPWRKKIQSIIPDDGVIVKHIKTGEDVRVSRRLVAIFLLMTMADFSDQLFGFQDALFENTNGRLEFSGNDWAAGIWPGNGKPGLWMNSVSRMGAIYSLLVREEEIFIQQRMCNSNQSETESIKDRDEELKLVIPPVFNYCTRVLDSEEQIAGRELYWEAVCNGGNEKKEKVERLLLDSIEKNPFVGEPHVVLGQVYAGQGRFEEAEMEAEKGVRLILEWGSPWDKRMTWEGWIAWARVVLMKSKDKSWPNTSWGILNLGLVK; from the exons ATGCCGTCTTCTCCGGCAACCGTTGAGCAGAAATCCAATCACCAAGACCAATATCTCCACACTCTGCTCCAATCCGCCCGTCCTTTCCTCCGAGGAGAACTTGAATCCGTAGACGACAAACTTCCATCACTTGTCTCAGTTCTCCGATCAGTTGGCGCCGGAGAGTGTTGGCATAAACACGGAAGTTTTCTCGAACACCTTGTCGACATCTACAGGATTCTTAAACTATGGGGCGCGCAGGATTCGGTTTGTCTATGCGGTCTCTTCCATTCTGCATATTCTAATTCTTACGTTAACCTCGCGATCTTTGATCCAACTACTGGTCGTGATGTTGTTCGTGGACACGTTGGTGCAGAAGCTGAACGTCTTGTCTATCTGTTCTGTATTGTACCTCGACAACCTCTAATCCATGACGATTTGTTGTTCAAATATGCGGATTCTGAACTTATTGAGCATCTCAAACTGTCGGAGATTTCGGTGATGAATGCAAAGGAGAAGCGGTTGTTTGACGATGATGAACCGTGGAGGAAGAAGATCCAGTCTATCATACCGGACGATGGGGTTATAGTTAAGCATATCAAAACCGGTGAAGACGTTCGTGTCTCGAGAAGACTTGTAGCTATTTTTCTCTTGATGACCATGGCGGATTTCAGTGATCAACTCTTCGGATTTCAG GATGCTTTGTTCGAAAACACCAACGGTAGACTGGAATTTTCAGGAAATGACTGGGCTGCCGGAATATGGCCAGGAAATGGGAAACCAGGGCTATGGATGAATTCGGTATCCCGAATGGGAGCAATCTACAGTCTGCTGGTAAGAGAAGAAGAGATTTTCATCCAACAGAGGATGTGCAATTCAAATCAATCTGAAACAGAATCAATAAAAGACAGAGATGAAGAACTGAAGCTGGTAATCCCTCCAGTCTTCAATTACTGCACTAGAGTATTAGATTCAGAGGAGCAAATAGCTGGTAGGGAATTATACTGGGAAGCAGTCTGCAATGGTGGAAatgagaagaaggagaaggttGAAAGGCTGCTGCTTGATTCGATAGAGAAGAATCCATTTGTGGGAGAACCTCATGTGGTTCTGGGTCAAGTGTATGCAGGACAGGGGAGATTCGAGGAAGCAGAGATGGAGGCGGAGAAAGGAGTGAGGTTGATACTGGAATGGGGAAGCCCGTGGGATAAGAGGATGACTTGGGAAGGTTGGATTGCTTGGGCTAGAGTTGTTCTTATGAAGTCTAAAGACAAGTCTTGGCCAAACACTTCTTGGGGGATCCTTAATCTTGGTCTTGTCAAGTGA
- the LOC124913070 gene encoding mitochondrial intermembrane space import and assembly protein 40 homolog yields FIFNFQSIDAKAQKALECPCIAHLRNGPCGNQFSAAFLCFLKSTAEEKGSDCVHPFVALQSCIKANPGAFSKEVLDDKEEEKTKTGEEEPAKVPKRILPPIWSVESRKSKATKPLND; encoded by the exons ttcatcttcaattttcAGTCTATTGATGCAAAAGCTCAGAAAGCACTTGAATGTCCTTGTATAGCTCATTTGAGGAATGGGCCATGTGGTAACCAATTTTCTGCTGCCTTCCTTTGCTTTCTGAAGAGCACTGCTGAAGAAAAG GGCTCGGATTGTGTGCACCCATTTGTGGCTTTGCAGAGTTGTATAAAAGCAAATCCTGGTGCATTTTCGAAAGAAGTTCTTGAtgacaaagaagaagaaaaaacaaagacaggagaagaagaacctgctaaGGTGCCCAAAAGGATACTCCCGCCAATCTGGTCAGTTGAATCGAGAAAATCGAAAGCCACTAAGCCACTTAACGATTGA
- the LOC124913072 gene encoding cytochrome P450 CYP749A22-like produces MQAKWMTEDDIIDECKTFYFAGHETTTSLLSWTMLLLATHQEWQHKAREEVLQIFGQNNPNSAGIPRLKIMNMIIEESLRLYPPIPNIKRRVTKEVRLGNMILPPKLELYISPLALHHDPNIWGEDVHQFKPERFAKGVANATITKTQAAFLPFGFGPRTCVGLNFAIVESKIALAMILQRFVFTLSPTYVHLPVQIFSIRPLHGIHIVLQTV; encoded by the exons ATGCAGGCTAAGTGGATGACAGAAGACGACATTATCGATGAATGCAAAACATTCTACTTTGCAGGACATGAAACAACTACTTCTTTACTTTCATGGACCATGCTTCTTCTAGCCACCCATCAAGAATGGCAACACAAAGCCAGAGAAGAAGTTCTCCAAATTTTCGGCCAAAACAATCCAAACTCAGCAGGAATTCCAAGACTAAAGATT ATGAACATGATTATAGAGGAATCCTTGAGACTATACCCGCCAATTCCTAATATAAAACGAAGAGTCACTAAAGAAGTTCGACTTGGAAACATGATTCTCCCGCCTAAACTCGAGTTATACATATCCCCACTTGCACTTCACCATGATCCCAATATCTGGGGTGAAGATGTTCACCAGTTCAAGCCAGAGAGGTTCGCTAAAGGAGTCGCGAATGCTACTATCACCAAAACTCAGGCTGCATTTTTGCCTTTTGGATTTGGACCAAGGACTTGTGTTGGCTTGAACTTTGCTATTGTTGAATCAAAAATTGCTCTCGCCATGATTTTACAACGTTTTGTGTTCACTCTGTCTCCTACTTACGTTCACTTGCCCGTTCAGATTTTTTCGATTAGGCCTCTGCATGGAATTCATATTGTTCTTCAGACGGTTTGA
- the LOC124913073 gene encoding cytochrome P450 CYP749A22-like → MRNTMIFLTYFLYVCLLLALAKFLKRVCWTPFLLQYKLKKQGIKGPSYKFLHGNIKEISAMRKQSMAKTIPGLFHNIFPKILPHVHTWTNLYGKNYLNWQGSQAELVVTQVELVEEILSNKEGFYPKLCLKGYAKKLLGDGLSSSEGEKWTKMRKLSNHVFHADSLKSMIPAMIKSSEVMLEKWKNYEGEEIEVFQEFRVLTSEVISKTAFGSSYLEGKNMFDMLMHLTLLVSRNIHKIRFPLIR, encoded by the exons ATGAGGAACACAATGATCTTCCTTACTTATTTTCTTTATGTTTGCCTTCTTCTTGCTCTAGCCAAGTTCTTGAAAAGAGTATGTTGGACTCCATTTCTCCTCCAATACAAACTAAAGAAACAAGGAATAAAAGGGCCTTCTTACAAGTTCCTTCATGGGAACATAAAGGAGATCTCTGCCATGAGAAAGCAATCCATGGCCAAAACCATCCCTGGATTATTCCACAacatttttccaaaaatcctACCTCATGTACACACTTGGACAAATTTATACG GGAAGAACTATCTTAACTGGCAAGGTTCTCAAGCTGAGCTAGTTGTTACTCAAGTGGAACTTGTTGAGGAAATATTGAGCAACAAGGAAGGTTTTTACCCAAAACTATGCCTAAAAGGGTATGCAAAGAAGTTGTTGGGAGATGGGCTTTCATCCTCTGAAGGTGAAAAGTGGACAAAGATGCGAAAACTGTCTAATCATGTCTTTCATGCTGATAGTTTAAAA AGCATGATTCCGGCAATGATCAAGAGCAGCGAGGTTATGCTCGAAAAATGGAAGAACTACGAAGGGGAAGAAATCGAGGTTTTTCAGGAGTTTAGGGTGCTAACATCTGAGGTCATTTCCAAAACAGCTTTTGGGAGCAGCTATTTAGAAGGAAAAAACATGTTTGACATGTTAATGCATCTAACCTTATTAGTTTCTAGAAATATACACAAAATAAGGTTTCCTTTGATAAGGTAA